In Aspergillus chevalieri M1 DNA, chromosome 7, nearly complete sequence, the sequence TCCCCCTTCCCCGAGAAACGATAATATTGCACGTCCTATCACAAGCACAGAATGATTGGGAGAATGAGATGGAATCTCAAGGCCAAAACGACCCAGGATCATGCCACACCAAATTACAGATGCGCAGACTTGAGACCCGACCTTCGGCTCTTTCAAatcttccaaataaactTACCAGGCAGTTTCTGCATGCCTTTCAGCCTGATATTTGTCACAAAACGTGCAAATGGCCTGGAAAAACTGAACTACCTGACTTTCCTTGTCTACAGGAATAAATACGGGTCACCATGGCTCACTGTGGTTAACCGGGACTGATACAGATCACGGccacggagcagctcagctcctaacAGCCCCAGACACAGCGGAATATAGGATATGGCCTGACAAGCTCCCAAGAGGACACTGTGATGAGGGGCACCAACACTCCAGGGCAGTCAATGGCCCATTAATGCGACTACTGGAacataattgccgcaagacttACGCAGTCACTATTGCGGTGTTGGAGGCAGCgctggagctaggggtgggaacagcatgcctacaggaaccCTAcattgatatggagttccgacatggaggataccagatatattggccagaagcgACATCTCTTCGGGAGTCTCGGGACCAGCGAGTGGCGGTAGCGATCCAACGGGATCTGGTGGATAAGATAATAATGGAAGCCCGgacagatctccttgatcatcCATACTTCATGGTgatggatgtatgggagcTGAATCGGGCCCAAGAGAAAGTATGAATCACCCAAataatcaactgctatgaCAACTGGCTGGGAATGGGCCATTGCTGGCATGGGGGCAGTGAGAGACAGAGGAGAGCTTTGGAAGATATGCATTGGGACCAGATTgttgagggaagatgcctaCTCATTGGAGACTTCAATGCCCACAGCCCGCTATGGAACCCTCTTGCAAGAGCCCAAGTGAACGCTGGGCCATTGGAGGATCTGATAGATAAAACAGgcctctacatcaacaatgagctaggagtCTCCACTCGACCAAAAAGAACGCCAGGGATCTCAATTATTGACTTAGCCCTAACTACAGTCagtatggggcctctggaGATGTGGACTGTTTgccacgggctcggaatagtagataataacgaactgaatccttatctagactattgtagccatcgacgagaatatcgaatctgaggaaagaaaagaaggaaagtcTATCTAGAGGGCGCAAAGGGGTTTTATCCATGGCTTGTGCGGCCGCGCTAagtgctttctttgtttgcttggaTGGCGGCGTTTGTTAATATCAGCCAGCAAGCGGTGTTCAAGCGTTGAACCGTCACACCCAGGGGTTTCTGTGGGGTCTAGCCCAGATATCATGCATTAAGGCTATCTCGGGCAGCGTCGGTAGTCCCGGAACTATGTTTCCGAGACAGTAACCCAGCCGAAACTGAAAGGCAACCAAACCGGTATCACTAAATTGTCATTCCCTGTCGGTACAGCCAGTAATGAATTTGACTACTACATGACTTCATCTCAACCTGGATTGAGCCTGCGATGCGATAATCATCAATTCTGGCCGTGCTATCTTGGACTGACAAGTTACTGACCTGAATACATTATATAACTATTCGAATAGTGGGGTGGTCCGAATGACGGCCAGTTAGCCGAAAGTGGGAAATTCCACTTTCCAGCTCAAGGCAATTAAACCGACACTTGATCGACGCATCTCCTCGGCCTGTTACCCATATCCTTTCCTATGGACCCTGCTCTTTTCTCTAGTGGTGAACAGCTTCCACTCAATCCATCATAACTCACTTCGGTACTGAATTGGTGGCTTCATCAGATCTGGCTATTCTTGATGATATCGTCGTGCGGTTTGCGGACAGGACCAATAAAACTCTCCATACGTGAGTAGTACCTGTAAACAATGCCCAAATAACCACGATAGATCGAGCTAATAATAGTAGTCCTTGGTAAATAGAAGAGATGGCCGTTGAAAAGTCCCCCTTCTGCATCTGAACTTCGCGTCCCAGTAACCGCAGGAATTTTCCTTCTGAATTTAATGATTCCTGCTCttagcttttttttttttttttcctcctttTTGGAGAAAGCCAAATCAAGTCTATGGATCAATTGAATACCAGGGATTTGACACAGGGTTAGACAGTTGAAGGCATATATTCAAAAGGCATACGAACCGAAGGTGGTGGATCCCACTGCTCGGTTCAATTGCTATtcaaacttttttttttttaggcAGAGTGTCCTGGGATGTAAAGCCCCACTTCGACCTGTACAGGCGAGCATCGGACAGAAGTCCGAGAGTGTATAAATTGTGGAACAAACATTGCTGTCGCAAAAAAGCCTCCTGTGATGCTCTATAAATGCCAGCAAGGGAACAAGCAATAACCAATGCACTGTTGGAAAGACCTTGGAAAACTGAACTAGACAAGAGAAATCATTCATCAAACAAGACTGAACAAAGCAAGTATGGGCCGACAATACCTTAAAGCAAGAGCGGTGCTTTCAGAAAAAGGAGCAACGCCTTCTGTCGACGTTCCCGGGATTGTACGAGAGGTGATTGAGACCATTCGCAAGGATGGCGATAAGGCTGTGACGAAGTACTCCGAGAAATTTGACAAATGGTCGCCCCAGAGTTTCAAACTGTCCCAGAGTGACATTGATGCTGCCATCGCCAATTGCTCCAAGCAAACTCTCGACGATATAAAGGAGGTTCAACAGAATGTACGTCTGTTTGCAGAAGCACAAAAGGCTTCGCTAAAAGATTTCGAAGTTGAAATCAAACCGGGAGTGCATCTGGGACAGAAGAATGTCCCAATTGATAACGTCGGCGCGTAAGTTCGGGGCTTCGTTTCCAGCACGCAAATGCGTTCCCTTTGTGATTTGTACAAATAGTTGACGGTTGTTTCCATACGCAGATACATTCCTGGAGGACGCTATCCGCTGCTTGCATCCGCGCATATGACCATTCTCACAGCGAAGGTTGCTGGTGTCAAGCACGTCATCGGTTGCACACCCCCCGTCAATGGCCAGATTCCGAACAGCACCGTTGCGGCAATGCATCTGGCAGGAGTGGATGAGATCTTCCTCTTGGGGGGCGTTCAAGCTGTGGCTGCCATGGCCGTAGGCACTGAGAGCATCCAAAAAGTTGATTTCATCGCAGGACCAGGAAATGCCTTTGTGGCCGAGGGGAAGAGGCAGCTCTTTGGGGAGATTGGTATCGACCTTTTTGCCGGCCCTACGGAAATCCTTGTCTTGGCTGATGAAACTGCCGACCCCTTCACCATTGCTACAGATCTGGTCTCGCAGGCGGAGCATGGCCCAGATACTCCGGCTGTGTTAATCACCACTAGCCCTGATGTGGGGTGGAAGGCGATTGAAGCTGTGAATCAGCTTCTTGGATTTTCAGATCTTTCAACAGCTGGGGTCGCGAAAACGTCGTGGGAAGCGTTTGGAGAAGTCATTGTTGTTGATTCCATGGATGATCTGTGGCAATTGGCGAACCATTATGCGAGCGAGCATGTACAGGTGTTCACCAGAAATCCACGGGATGCTCTGGTACGGATGACCAACTATGGAACGCTGTTCTTGGGCGAAAGGACCTGCGTCTCCTATGGTGATAAGGTAAGCTCTGGGACTGAAACCGCCTTCAGATTGGACAGAATTCAGGATGTAAAATCAGAAGCTGACAACGTCCAATCTAGGTCATTGGCACGAATCATGTGCTTCCCACTCGATCCACCGCTAGATATACCGGTGGTCTGTGGGTGGGCAAGTACCTGAAAACCTGCACCTATCAAGAAGTCACCTCAGAGAAAGCAAGTGGGGACCTAGGCCGGCTCTGTGGACGTGCCGCACGTGCTGAGAACTTCGAGGCGCATGCACGATCTGGCGACCTACGGGCAGCTCAATACACGAGTGACAATTTTGAGTGGATTCAGAAGACGAAGGCACGCATGTGAAGAATGGATACTGATACATTTCAAGGGCTGTAACAGGAGATTCAACATTTGCTGAGATAGAGCTGTATATATGATATCAATTCGCACATACTATTCAAGGTCTTGATATATTTGAATAGTGCAATCTAGTCCTATCCAGAGATTTTTACGATGTAACCAGGACAATTGGATATGTTTGAAGCTCACCTGACGGGTGGAATCAGCGTGTATTATGCAGTTCTGGGTTTGCGCATGAATTGCTCAGGTGAAAAACTAAGAGAATTCTATGCGGTGACATATGGAGGAGAGGACTGTATCTCATATCTAAGGACTAAACCCTGGCTTCCTCAACACTCTAGCCAGCCACAGCTATACGGTATAGGAGGAACAGGTGCGGTTGACTAGTATCCTGTAGCCGTGCTTAACAGCGTGATTCATTGACCGTGTTTCTACACAATTCCATCTAGACTCAACAATCATTATAACATACTATAAATTTCCTTGCTTCTATCTCCCACAGTGTTTTTTTGAATGAGTCTACATGACCCATATTGCAGCATAAAGGCAAGTCTCATTGGGCATTTGAGCATGAGAGGTACATATTGCCACTAGCACACAAGATGCCCTTTCATTCATCACTAGAATACATAGATTCCCATGATATAACCATTTTACACTGATATTACCAACTGATCGAACCTTCCAATACATGAGAAGGCTCCTTTTCAGTAGTTGGAGACTGTCAGGACAAAGCAGCCACGACTCCACCCATACTATCGCGCAATTGGTATGAAAGCTCCCTCGCTAGTACCAAAGCCCATCATTTGGTTTCAATCCTTGCGCCTTACAATGCTCGTAATACATATGGGCATAGCTGAAGACATCCATTGTGTTTTTCAGACTGTCGTCGTCGTGGAAGAATTCCAGACTACCTGAGACAGTAAATAGCACCTCTGCCCCTTTGTTCATATGCAACGTATGAATTGTGCCCGGATTTTCCACCACGTAGTCCCCAGGTTTGGCAATCCAATCATATCTGTTCCAAATTAGTGAGACATTCGCTGGACAGCATTATACTTTCAAAAGCATACTCTTTGTAGTTCCATTCCCCATTGAGCGTCACTGCAGTCACAGTACCTCGATGCCTGTGCTTGCCTAACCAGGTATCTTCCAGGCTGCGCAAGACGACGACAAATGTACCCGTTCTGGTTTCGAATCGTAGTGGTTTCAGCTCCAGATTGGCCGTCCAGGGGTGCCAGCAGGTGTCTGCTTCTCCACTGATGTAGACGTCTGGCGAGCTATACTTGTCTGCAAGGGCCAGTTCGGATTTCTCGAGCTGAGTCAATTTGGATTCCTTATTGTCGAGAATAGCCCCGCTTTTCGCTGGCGCCGGACGTGTAGGTAGGTCGTTGTGGTTTAGAGGGGACATGGTTCAACAGACGAGGAGGAATTTGTTTGCTAGGATACGATAATAGATATTGTACGCTGGGTCCTTTCTCGATAGACGAAGGCTAGAGACATtgaggagattcttatatcTTGTGCTCTGCCGGTGGCTCTCCGGGAGCCGTCGAGCATCCCTCTGAATTCGTCAATAATCAACCAAGAGATGCTCTCGGGATATTTACTTTATAATTTCTAGTAGATCACGGGGCAGTGTCATGCGAAATGCCCTTTCCTTTATTGGTAGACTCCTGGCCCTGCGGCTTCTCTGCAGTTATCGCGACAGCGAGTTGGAAAAGGTAATCAGCCCGACGGGCAGTCGGCAAGTTCACCGAGTTTGGGAGTTGCGTCAGGGGACCCACCGTGCCGCCTCGGAGGGTCTCGTTGAGTTACCCCAGAGAGATTCAGTAAGTCTCTCTATCGTactgtctttttttttggctcGCCTCACCCTCTTCAGCCTCCTTGCAACTGGTAGTTATCCCGACAAATGCGAACCTGGACTGGTAAATTGCTGCACCTACTATGTCAACACCCACGTGATTGGAAGAAGTTGTGCTGACAAGTCACAGGGTGGTAGGTCGCTTCCGATCTGATATAATTAGGGATATGCTAAGATTGCATACAGCATCACCTGCCGCTCGCGCAAAGTGAAGTGTGATGAAAGACGGCCTACATGCTACAACTGCGAAAAGGTCGGTGTCAAATGTATTCCGGCTGAACCACTGTGCTTTCGACATTGGCCGCATCCATCAAAGACATATCGCTCCAATGCCAGTAGTTTAGGAGAGTTCAAGGAAGATCATGTATGACTACCCATAGCCCCTGATTGTAAGACCCAACCCCTGGCAGCATGTTATACACTACTCATCGGGGTAAATTAATAGTGCTGACGGATGACATCAGACAAGTTTGTTGATGAGACAAATGTGATAGTCGCTGAATATCAAGCTTCTCAGGACCAGACCGACAGAGTTAAGAATGGTAAGATTGCCCGCTTCTCACACAACTCAACATGTTACAATGATCCGCTTGGAAATGGCACAGATCTTGCAATTCTTTCAGTCGACTCCGTGCGACCACCACAATGGCAACCAAATGATCTGGGGTTAGACATTATTGATTCGGACACACATGTATCAAATACAGAATCAAGTCCATTGACTCTACAGAATGACCTCATGCCTCATGACAGCCATGGGCCGCGGTATGAGAGCAATCCAGACCGGAGCGAGCAGATCAATTGCAGGGCCTTTTGTCATTCTACACCTGACAAGCAGACATGCCAACACGGAAATGTTTACAGCCATTTAGGGCACCCGACGGAGGCCGGCACAAGTGCGAATGCTGGTGCCAGAGCTCTCCTCTCAATGAGATGCCAGAGTGCGGGGCAGAACAGTGGTAGCGGAGCAGATGCAGTCTCACCATCCCTGTCGCCACTTTCCCCTGGATTCTCAGAGTGGCCACCGGCCCTGCCATCCCAATCATTGCAGCTTCTGGGCATGTCGCCAAAGCCTCTAACATCAGAAGACGCAAGGTTCCTCCGCCTATTCAGCGCTGAAGTTGGGCAGTGGATGGATCTCTCCGATCTCTCACAAACATTTTCCAGGAAGATTTGCCGCCTAGCCATGCATGATCCGTTACTGAAGGCGGCAATTATTGCATGTGCGGCGAAGCAGCAGTACTTGACTGGGAGACTTTTTGATGGGATGCTCATTGCACGCAAGAACTACAACACGGCCATATCGCTTCTCATCGATCGCCTTCAAGAATCTGAGCAGCCATTTGCCGGCTTTGGGTTTGCGGCTACTGTAATTTGTTCATGTTATGAAATGTTGGACGCCACAGGGCGGGACTGGCAGAAACACCTTGACGGAGTCTTCTCTTTTAGCCAAGTACGTAGTGTGAATGGATCATCAGGGGGTATTGAGCAAGCTGGGTTTTGGTCTATTGCACGGCAAGAAGTGGTCTGCTCTATTATAAATAAGTCCAGGCTGAGGCTTGATCCCGACTTGTGGGCTGTGGACTTGGTCAGAATTGGACAGGAAGGATGTGAGGACTTGATGAATAACCAGTAAGTTGTTTGCTGAACATCCACATCGTATGAGCGATAATGGTACTAATTCCACTGTAGAATTCTCACGATCCTTGCAAAAGTTGCAAATGCTATAGCCCACtgggaagctgacaagccgAGGAAATTGAGGGCAGTGGATGAATGGAAGAGCTTATGGGACTTACTCAACCACTGGGAGCGTTCAGTGACAGCAAAGGGCTTTATGGATCCAGTTTTGTATAAGGAGGATGGCCAATTGTTCACTACTATTTGGTTCACCAGAGGTGTTTGTGGTAGGCATTCTGCCTTGTGTCTAGCCTTGGGTTCTTGTTAAGAGGCGGTATCTGACCAGTTTTCCAGCATCGTCGTGGCAAATGTTCCACCTTACGCGGATTTTGCTGCTGAGCATTGATCCCTCCCAGACTCTGGATTGTGTGGCGGCATTCAGGAATATAGAGGTATGTTTTTAAATAGGAATTcatggttttttttttttttttaattgACAGGTTCATAGGGAAAGCTGCAATACCATGCAAGGCAAATATGCGGCATTGCACAAAGCAAGCCAGAAGGGAGCTGCCGTGTTAATTCTGTTCAGCCACTGCATTATGGTACGTCCATTTCTGCTCTTTTTCTGCACCATCCAGCCACTAAACGTCTTATCCTACAGCCGGGTGTTGCTTCAGCAACACAGACGAGAGAAATGCAGTTGCCTTGCTGCTGGAGAGCATCGAAGAGGATCTTGGCTGGGCGGCAAAATACAGGGCCAATGATTTATACCGGCAATGGGGTTGGCGGCGAGACTTTTAAAACTTATGGCTGTTTCACTCGTTCGACAGGGGCGTCCTTCTCTCAGATATGCCTGTCCTGGATCGAAGAAGTAGAGATAGGTTATCCGAGTAGTCGCTTCTATGTCTTGCGTTTCCGTGGTAGGGCTATGTAGAATACTAAAACTGCCAGAAGATGGTAGATACATACTTATATAATAGGATAATGTAACTTATAATCTCCGATTCATCTCAGTATGAGCTTCGTACCTGTTTCGAACCTCAAGAAATGAAAGTTGGAGAACAGGATGATCGAAACGACTTCATTCTCTTGATAATTGCTTGAACTGCAGATTGTGTTTGTATGTTTTTGCATCTTCAGACGTATTCCCCTGGGGACATAGTGGGAGGGTGCATGCACATCTCATACATACATGTTCTCTGTAGGGACTCAAGATAGATAATCCACCAATCACGGCTATTCGACCGCAGGCGGGACAGCGGGTTCGGCAACAGCTCCGCCGCTATTTCAAAGTGGTTCATGCCCCTAACCCGACCCGATACAAGTAGCAAACAtccatgctccgtgacagtCGGCATGCCGTAACAGCATAGTACCGTGTGTATACATGTTGATATCCCATCTGGGTAGGCAGTGGAGGGGTGACCGTATCAACACCTTCCTGCCACTTGCAATATGAATCATTCTCAGTCTTGCTGGTCCTTGGCGCAGACGAAGCTATATTATGGGGTAACTTTCACGAAGGAGTGGATTCTAGCTCTATATTTCTCCGACGTTTTACCTTGCAACAGCAAACGTTATTGAATCAACGCACCTTAATTGTACACCGGACAAATTGCTGCAGCCCCCCGGGATGCCGGCAGCGGTAAGTGACATGCTATAAGGTCCGTGTCCAATTTGCGGATGCGGGGAATGCTCCGTCCGTTCCTATGGAGTCCCGGGACCGGTTCTATCTCCACAAACAATTCGATCAATGGGGAATTCTCGTGCTAATCCTTTGCGCTCTATTCCGCTGGCTTCCCTTTCCCGTACATATAAAGGTGCGTCAATTTCTGGGGTTTCCTAGTCCTCTCCTACCCATCATCCCCtctcatccaccaccatGCGCTGGTTCTCACACAGGgaggctgttgctgctgccagTGTGCTTAGTCTCGCGACGCAGTCGCAAGTCGCGGTGGCAGAGTCTGCCAATGGAAATGGTATGTCCGCATTCATTAGAGGAACTTCCATGACTAGTGACTAATGGGCCAAGCGGTCGTGGCCAATGGCACATCCTTCGCCCTCAACGGAGACAACGTCTCCTACATCTTCCACATCGACCCCGTCACGGGAGACCTCATCTCGGACCACTTCGGTGGCAGTGTGACGGGCGCCATCCCCGCAGCTGCAGAGCCGATCGTGAACGGTTGGGTCGGCAGGCCCGGACGCATCCGTCGCGAGTTCCCCGACCAGGGACGGGGCGACTTCCGCATCCCCGCTGTGCGAATCCGCCAATCGGCGGGCTACACCATCTCGGACCTGCAGTATCAGTCACACACGATCGTACAGGGGAAGCCTGGACTGCCTGGCCTGCCCGCGACGTTTGGAAGTGAGGAAGATGTGACGACGCTGGTGGTGCACTTGCATGACAATTATAGCTCTGTCGGGGCGGATCTGTCCTACTCCATCTTTCCCAAATACGACGCCATCGTGCGCAGCGTTAACATCACCAACCACGGCGAGGAGAACATCACCATAGAGGCCTTATCAAGTCTGAGTGTGGATCTTCCTTACGAAGAATTGGAGATGATCTACCTGCGCGGTGACTGGGCGCGCGAGGCACATCGTGAGAGACGCAAGGTTGAGTATGGGCTGCAGGGGTACGTTTTCCACTCTCGGCTTCACAGTTAAAGCATAATTAACTAATAGAGAAACAGTTTCGGGAGCAGCACAGGCTTCTCCTCCCACCTGCACAATCCCTTCTTGTCCCTGGTGCACCCGAGCACCACCGAGTCGCAAGGCGAAGCATGGGGCTTCTCTCTCATTTACACCGGCTCTTTTTCCGTCGACGTCGAGAAAGGATCGCAGGGCTTCACGCGCGCGTTGCTGGGCTTGAATCCGTCTCAGTTGTCATGGACCCTCCGGCCAGGCGAGACCCTGACCTCTCCCGAATGCGTGTCCGTGTATTCCGCCACCGGCATCGGTGGCATGTCGCGGTCCCTGCACAGACTGTACCGGAAGCACCTGATCAAGAGCAAGTTCGCGACGAGTGACCGTCCAGCCCTCCTGAACAGCTGGGAGGGACTCGGCGCCAGCATCAACGCCAGCAATGTCTACAAGCTCGCCGAGGAGTCCGCCGCGCTCGGCATCAAGCTTTTCGCCATGGACGACGGCTGGTTCGGAAATGAGTACCCGCGCAATGACGACACGGCCGGTCTGGGTGACTGGCAGGTGAACCGGGCCAAATTCCCCGACGGTCTCGGGCCACTGGTCAACAACGTCACGGCGCTCAAGGCAGCGAACACCTCAACACCGCTGCGCTTTGGGATCTGGGTGGAGCCTGAGATGGTCAATCCCAACTCGACGCTGTACCATAAGCACCCCGACTGGGCATTGCATGCGGGAGACTACCCGCGCACTCTGCACCGCAACCAGCTGGTCCTGAATGTGGCCCTGCCCGAGGTGCAGGAGTTTATCATCGACAGCATGACTCGTCTGCTGAAGAGCGCGGACATCTCGTATGTCAAGTGGGACCACAATCGGGGCATGCACGAAGCGCCATCTCCCAGTACCGACCACGCCTACATGCTGGGCCTGTACCACGTCTTCGAGACGCTGACGAGCCGGTTCCCAGATGTGCTGTGGGAGGGATGTGCGAGTGGCGGCGGCCGGTTCGACCCGGGTGTTCTGCAGTATTTCCCGCAGATCTGGACATCAGATGATACAGACGGAGCGGAGCGAGTGGCTATCCAAATGGGGACGTCGCTGGCCTACCCACCCAGCGCGATGGGCGCGCATATCTCGGCCGTTCCCAACCAGCAGTCCCTGCGCAGTGTGCCCGTCTCGTTCCGCGGCCACGTCGCCATGATGGGCGGGTCGTTCGGACTCGAACTCAACCCAGACGAACTACACGAGGACGAGAAGACCGTGCTGCCTGGTTTAATCCAACTGGCCGAGAAGGTCAATCCAATCGTGTTGGAGGGCGACATGTGGCGCCTCGCGCTGCCGGAGGAATCTAACTGGCCGGCTGTGTTGTTCATCTCGGGCGATGGGACACGGGCCGTGCTCTTCGCGTTCCAAATGCGTGCTAACATTGATAACTCGTCACCGTGGGTGCGGCTGGAGGGACTGGATGCGAAGGCGGAGTACCGCGTGGATGGGGGGAGTGTGTACACGGGGCAGACGCTGATGAACATGGGTTTGCAGTTTGTGTTTGAGGGCGATTATGAAAGTCGGGTAGTGATGCTGGAGCGTGTCTAATGGCGACTCACGCCTTCCCAACCTCATACTCTGACTCACAGTACATAAGTGTATATAGTGGTATCCACGGAGTCAAATACAACTAAAATGAAAAGGATGGAACAAAATTGAGTCGCTGTTCGCGCTGAATGTACAGTTCGGTAACGAGGTTGAAAATTCGGGATATATCGTCAGTCCAACATTCCATTCGTCGCACTTCGCCAGTTGTGATATTGTGATATTGTGATATTGCCACCCCACACGAAAAATGTCCGTAGAGTGCCGGATTCATCGGATTTGGATCGTCCTATCGGCGCGCAGCTAGCCATTATGTCGAAGACATATGAACCAACCTTCCCAGGATAGTGTATTCCATTTTCAGCTTGACGCTGTAGACCATTGCTT encodes:
- a CDS encoding histidinol dehydrogenase family protein (COG:E;~EggNog:ENOG410PKZ3;~InterPro:IPR001692,IPR012131,IPR022695,IPR016161;~PFAM:PF00815;~go_function: GO:0004399 - histidinol dehydrogenase activity [Evidence IEA];~go_function: GO:0016491 - oxidoreductase activity [Evidence IEA];~go_function: GO:0016616 - oxidoreductase activity, acting on the CH-OH group of donors, NAD or NADP as acceptor [Evidence IEA];~go_function: GO:0046872 - metal ion binding [Evidence IEA];~go_function: GO:0051287 - NAD binding [Evidence IEA];~go_process: GO:0000105 - histidine biosynthetic process [Evidence IEA];~go_process: GO:0055114 - oxidation-reduction process [Evidence IEA]) gives rise to the protein MGRQYLKARAVLSEKGATPSVDVPGIVREVIETIRKDGDKAVTKYSEKFDKWSPQSFKLSQSDIDAAIANCSKQTLDDIKEVQQNVRLFAEAQKASLKDFEVEIKPGVHLGQKNVPIDNVGAYIPGGRYPLLASAHMTILTAKVAGVKHVIGCTPPVNGQIPNSTVAAMHLAGVDEIFLLGGVQAVAAMAVGTESIQKVDFIAGPGNAFVAEGKRQLFGEIGIDLFAGPTEILVLADETADPFTIATDLVSQAEHGPDTPAVLITTSPDVGWKAIEAVNQLLGFSDLSTAGVAKTSWEAFGEVIVVDSMDDLWQLANHYASEHVQVFTRNPRDALVRMTNYGTLFLGERTCVSYGDKVIGTNHVLPTRSTARYTGGLWVGKYLKTCTYQEVTSEKASGDLGRLCGRAARAENFEAHARSGDLRAAQYTSDNFEWIQKTKARM
- a CDS encoding 2,4'-dihydroxyacetophenone dioxygenase family protein (COG:S;~EggNog:ENOG410PVUW;~InterPro:IPR014710,IPR011051,IPR025979;~PFAM:PF12973) → MSPLNHNDLPTRPAPAKSGAILDNKESKLTQLEKSELALADKYSSPDVYISGEADTCWHPWTANLELKPLRFETRTGTFVVVLRSLEDTWLGKHRHRGTVTAVTLNGEWNYKEYDWIAKPGDYVVENPGTIHTLHMNKGAEVLFTVSGSLEFFHDDDSLKNTMDVFSYAHMYYEHCKAQGLKPNDGLWY
- a CDS encoding uncharacterized protein (COG:S;~EggNog:ENOG410PHYQ;~InterPro:IPR021858;~PFAM:PF11951), whose translation is MRCQSAGQNSGSGADAVSPSLSPLSPGFSEWPPALPSQSLQLLGMSPKPLTSEDARFLRLFSAEVGQWMDLSDLSQTFSRKICRLAMHDPLLKAAIIACAAKQQYLTGRLFDGMLIARKNYNTAISLLIDRLQESEQPFAGFGFAATVICSCYEMLDATGRDWQKHLDGVFSFSQVRSVNGSSGGIEQAGFWSIARQEVVCSIINKSRLRLDPDLWAVDLVRIGQEGCEDLMNNQILTILAKVANAIAHWEADKPRKLRAVDEWKSLWDLLNHWERSVTAKGFMDPVLYKEDGQLFTTIWFTRGVCASSWQMFHLTRILLLSIDPSQTLDCVAAFRNIEGKLQYHARQICGIAQSKPEGSCRVNSVQPLHYAGCCFSNTDERNAVALLLESIEEDLGWAAKYRANDLYRQWGWRRDF
- a CDS encoding alpha-galactosidase (CAZy:GH36;~COG:G;~EggNog:ENOG410PIUQ;~InterPro:IPR000111,IPR002252,IPR031705,IPR031704, IPR017853,IPR013780,IPR013785,IPR038417;~PFAM:PF02065,PF16874,PF16875;~SECRETED:SignalP(1-27);~go_function: GO:0003824 - catalytic activity [Evidence IEA];~go_function: GO:0004553 - hydrolase activity, hydrolyzing O-glycosyl compounds [Evidence IEA];~go_function: GO:0004557 - alpha-galactosidase activity [Evidence IEA];~go_process: GO:0005975 - carbohydrate metabolic process [Evidence IEA];~go_process: GO:0016052 - carbohydrate catabolic process [Evidence IEA]); the protein is MRWFSHREAVAAASVLSLATQSQVAVAESANGNAVVANGTSFALNGDNVSYIFHIDPVTGDLISDHFGGSVTGAIPAAAEPIVNGWVGRPGRIRREFPDQGRGDFRIPAVRIRQSAGYTISDLQYQSHTIVQGKPGLPGLPATFGSEEDVTTLVVHLHDNYSSVGADLSYSIFPKYDAIVRSVNITNHGEENITIEALSSLSVDLPYEELEMIYLRGDWAREAHRERRKVEYGLQGFGSSTGFSSHLHNPFLSLVHPSTTESQGEAWGFSLIYTGSFSVDVEKGSQGFTRALLGLNPSQLSWTLRPGETLTSPECVSVYSATGIGGMSRSLHRLYRKHLIKSKFATSDRPALLNSWEGLGASINASNVYKLAEESAALGIKLFAMDDGWFGNEYPRNDDTAGLGDWQVNRAKFPDGLGPLVNNVTALKAANTSTPLRFGIWVEPEMVNPNSTLYHKHPDWALHAGDYPRTLHRNQLVLNVALPEVQEFIIDSMTRLLKSADISYVKWDHNRGMHEAPSPSTDHAYMLGLYHVFETLTSRFPDVLWEGCASGGGRFDPGVLQYFPQIWTSDDTDGAERVAIQMGTSLAYPPSAMGAHISAVPNQQSLRSVPVSFRGHVAMMGGSFGLELNPDELHEDEKTVLPGLIQLAEKVNPIVLEGDMWRLALPEESNWPAVLFISGDGTRAVLFAFQMRANIDNSSPWVRLEGLDAKAEYRVDGGSVYTGQTLMNMGLQFVFEGDYESRVVMLERV